The Salvelinus alpinus chromosome 10, SLU_Salpinus.1, whole genome shotgun sequence genome includes the window tatttcctgtttagtgtttgtgtgtttcacgttacgggactgtttcggttttcattttgtttcactttgtttcactttgttagtttgtattttgtcgtattcattctcattaaaagtcattatggatacgtaccacgctgcattttggtcttccgatccttcctactactcctcatcagaggaggaagacgaaagccgttacagtgaCACTAAACAAAAGCCAACTAGGTTTTTATGTTGCCTTTCTTAACTGTGACTTATGCTGTGAATTATAATGGTTATACTTTCATCACCTATCAGTTGTTTTCTCTCTTCTTCACAAAGAGTGGAAATGGTCTTTGAGTTCTTCTCTCCTAGCTGTTATACTGTCGCTGTTATACTGTTGTAGATCGGTGTAGTCTGGCCGTCCGTCTCCATCGTGCTCAAAATTCCAATTCACAAAATGAAAAATGCCATTCGTTGTCATTGACGATTTCAAAATCAATTCCTGAATGGACTGATTACCGTACGTTCCATTTGACCTGAGTGCATTGTCGCATGCGCCAACAGGAGTAGTTCTGATCACATTGTCAtggggcacaactttcactgtaacagctgtATGCATGGTTTCAAGACCACAGGCCACAATCTAACAAGACCTGGCAACAAGGCTTTATCCTCTTGTATGTAATGTAAAAAGgctgaatgagagggagagagagagagagagagagagagagagagagaggatactttGCTACTTTAATTCAAGTCGCCCTTTCAAAAGAGGTTTCGTACCCCAAGGGTCTttcctagtaaaaaaaaaaaaaagttctgAACACGTCCTATAAatgaatgaaacagacagagcttttaaatatatacatttaatgTACATATATTCATGTAGATGACGAGAAAACACACTTTTCTTAAAAATGAATTATTCTGCACAGTCATATTCTTAGTTAAATAGTAAATATGATACAACATTGCCATTATAATAAATAAATTCATCACGTTTTTTTTTTCACATACCAGTTGTACAAACAATAAATTACAAGTTCAGTGCTGTGTTTCTGTCGTTCAACGAAAGGGTCTTTTCCCATGGGAAGAGTCAAACagtaatacatatacagtatgtgtgtgtttgtatgtatgcgTGTGGTTTAATTTTCTGTACATGTGTGATATTGGTGTTTCTATCTAAATGTGTATTGTAGTGTGTGAGTTAAAAGGTGTGTATACAAATGTGTGTATTATGCGTTAATGTGAGACTAATACAGTAAAATTGTAATTAAGTAATTTGGGGGTGTTGTGTATTCTTtatgtgaatgtgtgtctgtgcctgtgtatgAGAAATGAGAAATAGTGAGTTGTGTCTATGTGGCAAGAGCCCATATGTATCCAGTATAATGCATGTCTATCATCACCCTTGAAAAGGTGTGTGGTTTAGCATTACAAGCTCATGAGGGATAGAGGGACTGACGGAGAATGGATGGTAGTGGATGTGAGAGTGAGTGAAAGACTTAGTGTGAGAAATGGATAGCTTAAACAAGAATGTGTCAATATGttgaatgagagatggagagggcgGGAGGGTGAGcgagtgtgagagagatagagagagaaagagcgagcgagCTGTAGAAGTGTATTTGGTCAGGTATGACTGGGTTAGTTTCCCTCTTGCTGTATTTGCGAGTATCCAGTGCACACATTGTCATACTAGCAATAATTGCTTTTTTCCTaatcagacaaacagacacagacagacatggagagCCAAAGAAACACAGTGACAAAATGGTAGCGACCCTCTAGCACCCGCATAGTGATACAAATGGAACTGAGGGTTAAAGTCCATTAAAATAGTTTAGGACACTGAGTATGACAAAAACACTATATGTTCACAATTGTATgttcacaatacacacacacacacacacacacacacacacacacacacacacacacacacacacacacacacacacacacacacacacacacacacacacacacacacacacacacacacacacgtcaagctTAGCCCCACACATTATGTAATCCCATAAAATTACAACCTTTAACCTCCACAAAGGTCAGCGTTGAAGGGTCACCATGGTCTTTTGACCCAGAGTCACTCTATAGGTGTCACTGGGCATTGGCAGttggtagtgctgagcgattagtgctttttgaggtcggttcggtttTGGTTTGATTATTAAAATATCAATATTTTTAAAAAttattaaatgcactatgcattatgtgggttgaatgctgtaacaacatttatttacattactttactttaataaaatatttcaggtgtgtatattacatttgtttaatTTGATGATTTTAAATACTGCCAAATCAGTATTTTAGTAGTTCTTAAAAGTAAAATAGGCTGCTGATTACCAACTATCAACCACTTAGATTATgcattttcaggtagagatacttCGCAAAgtaactgctctctatccctctcgatcGCGCATTCTTCTGTACTAACCtaatgtagcaggcataaaagaaagacacagaccggacaagtacGCACGCAATCGATTATGATCATTGTAGTTAACTAGCTGCATGTTTTCTGCACtaaattattttttatattggcctgttggaaactacaactccctacaactacatcgcacagttcgggATTCAGTTGATTTATTTCTAGAGAAACTGCACAATGTGCGCATTGAGTTCACAGACAAAAACataactaaatggaattcaaataattgaaacgAAGtctgtcaattagttgtttaaaaaacaaaataaaaacacaatttaagttaatcgctcagcactagctGTTGGGCACAACTCTGCCCCAACTCACTCCATCACTGTATGTCCATTTTCTGACCTGGGATGTTTGCAGTGCGGTTCAACCTCATTTCTGGACTGGTTACAGTACGGATTGGTTGATCTTAGTTGTGCCCCCAGCCTACTTCCTGGTCTgcaatccaaacaggaagttggATAGACCTCACTCCATCACTTTATGTCCATTTGCAGACCTGGGATGTTTGCAGTGCGGTTCAACCCCATTTCTGGACTGGTTACAGTACGGATTGGTTGCTCTTGCTTGTGCCCCCAGCCTACTTCCTGGTCTgcaatccaaacaggaagttggATAGACCAATCGTATGTGGAGAATCGGCCGTGGGAGGAGCAAGAAGAAAACGGGGACCCCGAAGGGAAGTGGAGAAAAAGTACCACGCAACAGACTAGTACGGAGGCCCATGGTCCAGCGGTGTGCAGTCACAAGACAAAGCGGACAATCATGAAAAACCCACAGTAGCAAGAACATTCAGAAAAGCAAACAAAATGTGTCATTAACAGAGGAATACAAACGAAACCTTCAGATAGAGGAGGGATTTGGCAAGTGGGTGGTTGTTGATTGGGCGGCTGCACTATTCGGAAGTGTCCACATGTATCCGCCGTATGTCTGTAGCTGTGCCAAGCAGGGCCTGGAATAGTAGGTTGGGGGATAAGGAAGAGGAGGGGTTGACTGTCAATAAccagtgtctctgtctgtgtgtaccccCTACTTTCAGGGGAGTCTAGTTTCTGGTCCTTTCAACACTTTTTCACTAGGCATTGTTTGAAGGCGGAGGGGCGGTCGCCCAGAGGGCAACCCTTGGCCAGCTTGGCCAGCGGGTCCTTGCACTGCACCGTGCGGCTCTGCCAGCCCGTGTCACAAGTCCTGGAGCAGATCATCCAGGGGCCAGTCACCCACTGGGGCCCAGAGGCCGCCGTTGACACCCCTGGGGCTGTAGAGAGGGCCATGGCTGAAAACGGGGCCGATGTGGTTCTACTGCTTGATCTTGTAGAGATGGTTCTAGTAGTGGTGGTGGATGTGGTTGTGGAGGTGTGCGGGGGAGGTGGCGGTGGTGGAGCCAAAACCCGACGGGGCATGAAGAAGCTGTAGCGGATATCCAGGGGCCTCTTGGAGTCCGTGGCCAGAATCTGAACTGTAAGGGCCTCTCTGAGGGCCCCAGGGCCCATGCTGTGTAGCCACTCATCCCGCTGGCTCCAGCCACTGTAGTTGAGCACCGAGCCGTTGAGGGGGATGACTGTCTCTGAGGTAGAGATCATGAACTTGCCGTTGAGGAGGTAGTCGCCACCGGGACGACGCAGTGCCAGGTAGGCTGTGTACTGGGGCTGATCCTTGGGCTTGTGCTGGCGGACCTTGATGTGGGTGGAGCCCTCTGGGATCTTCACAACGTCTGTGTAGCCCTTACTgcatgggggagggagagaggggagaaagcagTTACAGGAGAGTGTTTATAGGAGAGAATTTTACAAATTGACTTGGTGGcatgaaaggtggcatcctatgatggtgccatgttgaaagtcactgaactcttcagtatgaccattctactgccaatgtttgtctatggagattgcatagctgtgtgctcaattttataaacttgtcaacaacaggtgtggttg containing:
- the LOC139532931 gene encoding A disintegrin and metalloproteinase with thrombospondin motifs 5-like, producing the protein MVNGHVVEASNHGSWSSWGPWGACSRMCGGGVQFAQRLCNNPPPRNNGRYCTGKRAIYRSCSATPCPSPSKSFRQEQCEVRNGPQTDPKGMKTFVEWVPKFAGVLPKDVCKLTCRAKGTGYYVVFSQRVVDGTECRPYSSSVCVKGKCVRTGCDGIIGSKLQFDKCGICGGDSTGCIRVIGNFTKKSKGYTDVVKIPEGSTHIKVRQHKPKDQPQYTAYLALRRPGGDYLLNGKFMISTSETVIPLNGSVLNYSGWSQRDEWLHSMGPGALREALTVQILATDSKRPLDIRYSFFMPRRVLAPPPPPPPHTSTTTSTTTTRTISTRSSSRTTSAPFSAMALSTAPGVSTAASGPQWVTGPWMICSRTCDTGWQSRTVQCKDPLAKLAKGCPLGDRPSAFKQCLVKKC